A region of the Acinetobacter defluvii genome:
ACCAAAATACAAATTGTTATGTTTTTGCAAGGCTTATTTATGCTTGTTAAATAATAAGCTATCGTAATTTGATATTTTGGATATTTTAGGCAAATAAAATAGCCATAAGAATATCGATATAATCATTTTCATGATCTATAAATGCTTATGGCATTAGCAAAGAACGATAGAAAAATTAAAGATAATTTTTTAAAATTTATTAAAAATAAATCACCAACGAAACTTATTCCAATTTTCAGGATTTGCCCAAAATTTAGAGTTAAACCAATCTGGTACATGCTTATAAGTCAAAATATTAAACTGCCATAATGCAAAATTTTGCTCATGTGAAGTTTTATCAATCAATTGGGTAAAGCCTAATGATCTCAATAATTGCTCATCAGCTAATGCACAAGTCACCACTATACGCTTGGCAAATAAATCACGTAATTTGACCAAGATTTGGGATTTTTGTGGTACTGGTAGATTTAACATCTCATCAAGATCAAATAACACAAAACCTAAATCATATCGCCTAGTAAAAGGCAGATTTAAAAACTCAGATACGTTAAAATGAGTCCATTGAATTAAATGATTTGTATCGTATTGTGCCAAGTTTTGCCCAATACACAATGCAGTTTGAATTGGCTGTTCTGTTGATAAATCGTCTAGCATTGAAGTGATGACATTTTGCTCAGCCATAACTGCACCTTTACTGAAGTGAGTAATTTAACATGGAACTACAAGGCATTTGCCACAAAATGCATGCAGGTCTTAAAGACCTTAGTTTAACTGATCAGCAAACACATAAGGCAAATGTTGAATATAAATTTATTCTAGATCGCTCAGAAATCGATCTTCCGTTTAATTTAGGTCAAGAAATCGAAATCGAAGCCACAGGTAATATTTATTGCGTGTCGTGTGGTACAAAAACACCAAAATCTTATTCGCAAGGACACTGCTTCAAATGTATGAAGACCAAAGCATCTTGCGATATGTGCATTATGAAACCAGAAACTTGTCATTATCATTTAGGTACTTGTCGTGAAGATGATTTTGCTCATGAGGTTTGTTTTCAACCACATATTGTTTATTTAGCCAATTCTAGTGCCTTAAAAGTAGGAATTACTCGTCTTGGGCAGATGCCAACACGTTGGTTAGACCAAGGTGCAACCCAAGCACTGCCGATTATGAAAGTCGGTTCTCGTCGTCTTTCAGGTCAGCTCGAAGTCATGTTTGGTACACAAGTTGCAGATAAAACTGATTGGCGTAAATTATTAAAAGGTGAAGCAGAACCGATTAATTTAATTGAAATTCGTGATCAATTGGTTGAAGAGTTTTCACCAAAAATCCAAACCATTCGTAATGAGTTTGCACAAAATATTGAATTTAATGAAACTGTAGAATTACTTGAAGATGAGTTACCCCGTGAGTTTGTCTACCCTGTTGATGTTTATCCTGAAAAAATCAAATCGCATAATTTGGATAAAACCCCGATTATTCGAGGTAAATTACAAGGCATTAAAGGTCAATATCTGATTTTAGATACAGGTGTAATTAATATCCGTAAATATACAGGTTATGAATTGAAAATTAGAGCTGAGTAAGGCATCAATAAAGTAGACAAAAATCTCCTTTATGATCTTGGGTTATAAAGGAGCATTATTCTCTTACTCAAACTATTACTCATACTAAAAAATCAAGAGTTCAATAGACCCAAAACCGCCTGCACAGGATCTTCACTATTATCTGACAATAATTGTTTATGCATGGTGAGTAGTTGCATCACTTGAATCTGAGAAGTTTCGATATTCATTAATCTTTCAATCTCAGTAGCTAAGTTTTCAGGTGTTGCATCAGATTGAATCAATTCTTGAATAACTTTTTTACCTGCAATTATATTTGGCAAAGAATAGTACTGAATTTTCACCATTAACTTAGCAATGATATAAGTCAACCAATTTAACTTATAAAATGTCACCATCGGACGATGCAATAACAAAGCTTCAAGCGTTGCTGTCCCAGATGCTAATGCGACAATATTGGCAGCATTCATCACTTGTCGACCAATTTTAGATTCTTTATCGGTATTTTCCAGTAAATGAATTTTATCGGTTAATTCTTGCGGATAGTTCTTTAATAAGTCTGAAATTTGTTGTTTCCGTGCATCATTAATTGCAGGAATAATAAACCGATATTCAGGATGCTTTTTAGAAATAATGTGGGCAGCATCCAATACTAAAGGACCTAAACGCTCAATCTCACCACGACGACTTCCAGGCAATAATGCAATATGTTTTTGGCTTATCTCTAAACCTAATTCTTGTTTGGCATCCAAAATCGGATTTTGTAACGGCAACTCACTGGCTAATGGATGCCCCACAAATGCTGCAGGCACAGCAAATTTTTTAAAGAAAGTTTTTTCAAAGGGAAATAAACACAACACCAAATCAATACTGGCTTTGATGCCATGTACCCGCCCTTGACGCCATGCCCATACTGATGGACTCACATATTGTACCGTTTTAATCGGCAATTTTTTTTGTTTTAGGCTTTTTGCTAAACGTAAATTAAAATCAGGCGCATCAATGCCGATAAAAATATCGACAGGATTTGTCGTCCATTTTTCAACCAAACCATCCCGTACCGCAAATAATTTCTTAATGTCTTTTAGTACTTCAACAATGCCCATCACCGACAAAATATCCATCGGGTACGCACTATGAAAGCCTTCAGCGATCATTTGCGGTCCACCAATGCCTTCAAACTCTGCATCAATGCCTTGTTCACGAAAACTACGGATGAGTTTTGCGCCCAAGGTATCACCCGATACCTCACCCACCACGATTCCAATTTTAAGTTTTCGATTTTGCACGTTTTCATCCTATAGCGCATTATGCAGTGTATTCTAGCATAAGCATCCTGATGATGCGGCAATGTCCTTGAGATCAATGAAGTTGACATCTTCTCAACTGCATTTCTGATCTATGATTTTGGAAGTTGCTTCATGATTCAGCACTTTTTAAAATTTAAAATGATAAATATAACAACATGGTGATGAATGCCCCTATTTCTTCATAGCCTCTACAAACCACAAATAAGCTTTAATAAATCAATCCGTGAATGCTATACTGAACTATCTTAAAATTTACAAGAACTTACAAATGAAACGATTACTAATTAGTCTATTAATATTGTGTAGTTCAGCTACAGTTTCTCAAGCAGAAACAGTAGATGGGTATGATATTCGAGATAACATATTTTACGAAAATTATTTTTGGGAAGATAGAAAACTTACTGAAGGTGAGTTATCAGAAGCATATAAATTTATATCTTACATTGGGGATGAAATAAAGAATGGAAATTCACATGCTGTAGGACGTCTATCTCGCTCAAATTCAAGACCTTCAAGTTACATGATCCTAGAGGCTGAGCTTTGCGATACAGCAGCAGCGGCAAGTACTCTTTATTCTATTTATAAAGAGCAGAGTAAATATTATCCAAAATTTAAAAAATATAAAGAAGGATTATTTAAGGATCTCTTACTGTTTAAACGGGGGCTACATACAGGCGAACCTAGTTTGCAGGAATGTATTGATCGAAATTATTGGATGCCTTTCGTAGATGTTTTTAATGAAAGAAGTGAAAAATATAAAGAATTTCAGTAGAGCTATAAAATAAGTCAAGCGATTCATCCAAATTTATTTTTAGCTCATTTCAGCATAGCAATACAAAGAAACTTGCAATAAAAGCCCTGAATGAGCTTTAGCATTTTTTAGAATAAGTAAATCAACAATCAAGACAACTACTTATATAAAATAGTCATAAGATATGCCAGTTTTTTGATATTTGGCATTTGCAGTCATGGTTGGTCCAGTCGAATTTATTTTAGCCGGTGTATTGGTCGGTTTCTGCGTGGGTATTACAGGTGTCGGTGGTGGCTCTTTAATGACGCCAATCCTGATTAGTTTATTTAGAATTGAACCTCACATTGCCATCGGAACTGACTTACTTTATGCCGCAATTTCTAAATTCTGTGGCTCGCTAGTACATGCCAGAAAACTAAATATCGTCTGGCCTATCGTGCTTTGGCTGGCATTGGGTAGTATTCCTGCTTCATTTGCCACACATTGGGTTTTAGATAATTATCTCAGTAGTTCAACCCACTACAAAGCTGTTTTGACCATGGTACTTGGCTTTATGCTCACCATCACAGGTCTTTCGATTATGTTTCGAGCACAAATCGAGAAGTTCTTTGCCAAGTTTCGTGACAAAAAACACGATGATCTACTCGCTGAAAACTTTTCAATCGAAGGTAAACGTTTTTTTGTGGTATTCATGGGCATTGTCTTGGGCATATTTGTGACACTTTCATC
Encoded here:
- a CDS encoding DUF6231 family protein, producing MAEQNVITSMLDDLSTEQPIQTALCIGQNLAQYDTNHLIQWTHFNVSEFLNLPFTRRYDLGFVLFDLDEMLNLPVPQKSQILVKLRDLFAKRIVVTCALADEQLLRSLGFTQLIDKTSHEQNFALWQFNILTYKHVPDWFNSKFWANPENWNKFRW
- a CDS encoding DUF2797 domain-containing protein, producing the protein MELQGICHKMHAGLKDLSLTDQQTHKANVEYKFILDRSEIDLPFNLGQEIEIEATGNIYCVSCGTKTPKSYSQGHCFKCMKTKASCDMCIMKPETCHYHLGTCREDDFAHEVCFQPHIVYLANSSALKVGITRLGQMPTRWLDQGATQALPIMKVGSRRLSGQLEVMFGTQVADKTDWRKLLKGEAEPINLIEIRDQLVEEFSPKIQTIRNEFAQNIEFNETVELLEDELPREFVYPVDVYPEKIKSHNLDKTPIIRGKLQGIKGQYLILDTGVINIRKYTGYELKIRAE
- the lpxB gene encoding lipid-A-disaccharide synthase, giving the protein MQNRKLKIGIVVGEVSGDTLGAKLIRSFREQGIDAEFEGIGGPQMIAEGFHSAYPMDILSVMGIVEVLKDIKKLFAVRDGLVEKWTTNPVDIFIGIDAPDFNLRLAKSLKQKKLPIKTVQYVSPSVWAWRQGRVHGIKASIDLVLCLFPFEKTFFKKFAVPAAFVGHPLASELPLQNPILDAKQELGLEISQKHIALLPGSRRGEIERLGPLVLDAAHIISKKHPEYRFIIPAINDARKQQISDLLKNYPQELTDKIHLLENTDKESKIGRQVMNAANIVALASGTATLEALLLHRPMVTFYKLNWLTYIIAKLMVKIQYYSLPNIIAGKKVIQELIQSDATPENLATEIERLMNIETSQIQVMQLLTMHKQLLSDNSEDPVQAVLGLLNS
- a CDS encoding sulfite exporter TauE/SafE family protein; translation: MVGPVEFILAGVLVGFCVGITGVGGGSLMTPILISLFRIEPHIAIGTDLLYAAISKFCGSLVHARKLNIVWPIVLWLALGSIPASFATHWVLDNYLSSSTHYKAVLTMVLGFMLTITGLSIMFRAQIEKFFAKFRDKKHDDLLAENFSIEGKRFFVVFMGIVLGIFVTLSSVGAGAFGIMALILMFPNLPMIRIIGSDVVHAVLLTAAAGFAHMTSGNVDFHLLGWLLTGSIPAIIVGTLISSHMPEKLIRKVLGVTLFALGINFIVHPVKSKPVEKPHTAMLISQQHTQTSRL